A stretch of DNA from Salvelinus sp. IW2-2015 linkage group LG20, ASM291031v2, whole genome shotgun sequence:
CTCGACCCATTTTCCTCTCATCGACCCGACCTCGCAATAAAAATCTAAATTCTCTTCGTACTCTCGTCATCATGTACgagctggctctctctctctccctcctgcttctGATCGTACTCTCCGAGACCGCGCTCNNNNNNNNNNNNNNNNNNNNNNNNNNNNNNNNNNNNNNNNNNNNNNNNNNNNNNNNNNNNNNNNNNNNNNNNNNNNNNNNNNNNNNNNNNNNNNNNNNNNNNNNNNNNNNNNNNNNNNNNNNNNNNNNNNNNNNNNNNNNNNNNNNNNNNNNNNNNNNNNNNNNNNNNNNNNNNNNNNNNNNNNNNNNNNNNNNNNNNNNNNNNNNNNNNNNNNNNNNNNNNNNNNNNNNNNNNNNNNNNNNNNNNNNNNNNNNNNNNNNNNNNNNNNNNNNNNNNNNNNNNNNNNNNNNNNNNNNNNNNNNNNNNNNNNNNNNNNNNNNNNNNNNNNNNNNNNNNNNNNNNNNNNNNNNNNNNNNNNNNNNNNNNNNNNNNNNNNNNNNNNNNNNNNNNNNNNNNNNNNNNNNNNNNNNNNNNNNNNNNNNNNNNNNNNNNNNNNNNNNNNNNNNNNNNNNNNNNNNNNNNNNNNNNNNNNNNNNNNNNNNNNNNNNNNNNNNNNNNNNNNNNNNNNNNNNNNNNNNNNNNNNNNNNNNNNNNNNNNNNNNNNNNNNNNNNNNNNNNNNNNNNNNNNNNNNNNNNNNNNNNNNNNNNNNNNNNNNNNNNNNNNNNNNNNNNNNNNNNNNNNNNNNNNNNNNNNNNNNNNNNNNNNNNNNNNNNNNNNNNNNNNNNNNNNNNNNNNNNNNNNNNNNNNNNNNNNNNNNNNNNNNNNNNNNNNNNNNNNNNNNNNNNNNNNNNNNNNNNNNNNNNNNNNNNNNNNNNNNNNNNNNNNNNNNNNNNNNNNNNNNNNNNNNNNNNNNNNNNNNNNNNNNNNNNNNNNNNNNNNNNNNNNNNNNNNNNNNNNNNNNNNNNNNNNNNNNNNNNNNNNNNNNNNNNNNNNNNNNNNNNNNNNNNNNNNNNNNNNNNNNNNNNNNNNNNNNNNNNNNNNNNNNNNNNNNNNNNNNNNNNNNNNNNNNNNNNNNNNNNNNNNNNNNNNNNNNNNNNNNNNNNNNNNNNNNNNNNNNNNNNNNNNNNNNNNNNNNNNNNNNNNNNNNNNNNNNNNNNNNNNNNNNNNNNNNNNNNNNNNNNNNNNNNNNNNNNNNNNNNNNNNNNNNNNNNNNNNNNNNNNNNNNNNNNNNNNNNNNNNNNNNNNNNNNNNNNNNNNNNNNNNNNNNNNNNNNNNNNNNNNNNNNNNNNNNNNNNNNNNNNNNNNNNNNNNNNNNNNNNNNNNNNNNNNNNNNNNNNNNNNNNNNNNNNNNNNNNNNNNNNNNNNNNNNNNNNNNNNNNNNNNNNNNNNNNNNNNNNNNNNNNNNNNNNNNNNNNNNNNNNNNNNNNNNNNNNNNNNNNNNNNNNNNNNNNNNNNNNNNNNNNNNNNNNNNNNNNNNNNNNNNNNNNNNNNNNNNNNNNNNNNNNNNNNNNNNNNNNNNNNNNNNNNNNNNNNNNNNNNNNNNNNNNNNNNNNNNNNNNNNNNNNNNNNNNNNNNNNNNNNNNNNNNNNNNNNNNNNNNNNNNNNNNNNNNNNNNNNNNNNNNNNNNNNNNNNNNNNNNNNNNNNNNNNNNNNNNNNNNNNNNNNNNNNNNNNNNNNNNNNNNNNNNNNNNNNNNNNNNNNNNNNNNNNNNNNNNNNNNNNNNNNNNNNNNNNNNNNNNNNNNNNNNNNNNNNNNNNNNNNNNNNNNNNNNNNNNNNNNNNNNNNNNNNNNNNNNNNNNNNNNNNNNNNNNNNNNNNNNNNNNNNNNNNNNNNNNNNNNNNNNNNNNNNNNNNNNNNNNNNNNNNNNNNNNNNNNNNNNNNNNNNNNNNNNNNNNNNNNNNNNNNNNNNNNNNNNNNNNNNNNNNNNNNNNNNNNNNNNNNNNNNNNNNNNNNNNNNNNNNNNNNNNNNNNNNNNNNNNNNNNNNNNNNNNNNNNNNNNNNNNNNNNNNNNNNNNNNNNNNNNNNNNNNNNNNNNNNNNNNNNNNNNNNNNNNNNNNNNNNNNNNNNNNNNNNNNNNNNNNNNNNNNNNNNNNNNNNNNNNNNNNNNNNNNNNNNNNNNNNNNNNNNNNNNNNNNNNNNNNNNNNNNNNNNNNNNNNNNNNNNNNNNNNNNNNNNNNNNNNNNNNNNNNNNNNNNNNNNNNNNNNNNNNNNNNNNNNNNNNNNNNNNNNNNNNNNNNNNNNNNNNNNNNNNNNNNNNNNNNNNNNNNNNNNNNNNNNNNNNNNNNNNNNNNNNNNNNNNNNNNNNNNNNNNNNNNNNNNNNNNNNNNNNNNNNNNNNNNNNNNNNNNNNNNNNNNNNNNNNNNNNNNNNNNNNNNNNNNNNNNNNNNNNNNNNNNNNNNNNNNNNNNNNNNNNNNNNNNNNNNNNNNNNNNNNNNNNNNNNNNNNNNNNNNNNNNNNNNNNNNNNNNNNNNNNNNNNNNNNNNNNNNNNNNNNNNNNNNNNNNNNNNNNNNNNNNNNNNNNNNNNNNNNNNNNNNNNNNNNNNNNNNNNNNNNNNNNNNNNNNNNNNNNNNNNNNNNNNNNNNNNNNNNNNNNNNNNNNNNNNNNNNNNNNNNNNNNNNNNNNNNNNNNNNNNNNNNNNNNNNNNNNNNNNNNNNNNNNNNNNNNNNNNNNNNNNNNNNNNNNNNNNNNNNNNNNNNNNNNNNNNNNNNNNNNNNNNNNNNNNNNNNNNNNNNNNNNNNNNNNNNNNNNNNNNNNNNNNNNNNNNNNNNNNNNNNNNNNNNNNNNNNNNNNNNNNNNNNNNNNNNNNNNNNNNNNNNNNNNNNNNNNNNNNNNNNNNNNNNNNNNNNNNNNNNNNNNNNNNNNNNNNNNNNNNNNNNNNNNNNNNNNNNNNNNNNNNNNNNNNNNNNNNNNNNNNNNNNNNNNNNNNNNNNNNNNNNNNNNNNNNNNNNNNNNNNNNNNNNNNNNNNNNNNNNNNNNNNNNNNNNNNNNNNNNNNNNNNNNNNNNNNNNNNNNNNNNNNNNNNNNNNNNNNNNNNNNNNNNNNNNNNNNNNNNNNNNNNNNNNNNNNNNNNNNNNNNNNNNNNNNNNNNNNNNNNNNNNNNNNNNNNNNNNNNNNNNNNNNNNNNNNNNNNNNNNNNNNNNNNNNNNNNNNNNNNNNNNNNNNNNNNNNNNNNNNNNNNNNNNNNNNNNNNNNNNNNNNNNNNNNNNNNNNNNNNNNNNNNNNNNNNNNNNNNNNNNNNNNNNNNNNNNNNNNNNNNNNNNNNNNNNNNNNNNNNNNNNNNNNNNNNNNNNNNNNNNNNNNNNNNNNNNNNNNNNNNNNNNNNNNNNNNNNNNNNNNNNNNNNNNNNNNNNNNNNNNNNNNNNNNNNNNNNNNNNNNNNNNNNNNNNNNNNNNNNNNNNNNNNNNNNNNNNNNNNNNNNNNNNNNNNNNNNNNNNNNNNNNNNNNNNNNNNNNNNNNNNNNNNNNNNNNNNNNNNNNNNNNNNNNNNNNNNNNNNNNNNNNNNNNNNNNNNNNNNNNNNNNNNNNNNNNNNNNNNNNNNNNNNNNNNNNNNNNNNNNNNNNNNNNNNNNNNNNNNNNNNNNNNNNNNNNNNNNNNNNNNNNNNNNNNNNNNNNNNNNNNNNNNNNNNNNNNNNNNNNNNNNNNNNNNNNNNNNNNNNNNNNNNNNNNNNNNNNNNNNNNNNNNNNNNNNNNNNNNNNNNNNNNNNNNNNNNNNNNNNNNNNNNNNNNNNNNNNNNNNNNNNNNNNNNNNNNNNNNNNNNNNNNNNNNNNNNNNNNNNNNNNNNNNNNNNNNNNNNNNNNNNNNNNNNNNNNNNNNNNNNNNNNNNNNNNNNNNNNNNNNNNNNNNNNNNNNNNNNNNNNNNNNNNNNNNNNNNNNNNNNNNNNNNNNNNNNNNNNNNNNNNNNNNNNNNNNNNNNNNNNNNNNNNNNNNNNNNNNNNNNNNNNNNNNNNNNNNNNNNNNNNNNNNNNNNNNNNNNNNNNNNNNNNNNNNNNNNNNNNNNNNNNNNNNNNNNNNNNNNNNNNNNNNNNNNNNNNNNNNNNNNNNNNNNNNNNNNNNNNNNNNNNNNNNNNNNNNNNNNNNNNNNNNNNNNNNNNNNNNNNNNNNNNNNNNNNNNNNNNNNNNNNNNNNNNNNNNNNNNNNNNNNNNNNNNNNNNNNNNNNNNNNNNNNNNNNNNNNNNNNNNNNNNNNNNNNNNNNNNNNNNNNNNNNNNNNNNNNNNNNNNNNNNNNNNNNNNNNNNNNNNNNNNNNNNNNNNNNNNNNNNNNNNNNNNNNNNNNNNNNNNNNNNNNNNNNNNNNNNNNNNNNNNNNNNNNNNNNNNNNNNNNNNNNNNNNNNNNNNNNNNNNNNNNNNNNNNNNNNNNNNNNNNNNNNNNNNNNNNNNNNNNNNNNNNNNNNNNNNNNNNNNNNNNNNNNNNNNNNNNNNNNNNNNNNNNNNNNNNNNNNNNNNNNNNNNNNNNNNNNNNNNNNNNNNNNNNNNNNNNNNNNNNNNNNNNNNNNNNNNNNNNNNNNNNNNNNNNNNNNNNNNNNNNNNNNNNNNNNNNNNNNNNNNNNNNNNNNNNNNNNNNNNNNNNNNNNNNNNNNNNNNNNNNNNNNNNNNNNNNNNNNNNNNNNNNNNNNNNNNNNNNNNNNNNNNNNNNNNNNNNNNNNNNNNNNNNNNNNNNNNNNNNNNNNNNNNNNNNNNNNNNNNNNNNNNNNNNNNNNNNNNNNNNNNNNNNNNNNNNNNNNNNNNNNNNNNNNNNNNNNNNNNNNNNNNNNNNNNNNNNNNNNNNNNNNNNNNNNNNNNNNNNNNNNNNNNNNNNNNNNNNNNNNNNNNNNNNNNNNNNNNNNNNNNNNNNNNNNNNNNNNNNNNNNNNNNNNNNNNNNNNNNNNNNNNNNNNNNNNNNNNNNNNNNNNNNNNNNNNNNNNNNNNNNNNNNNNNNNNNNNNNNNNNNNNNNNNNNNNNNNNNNNNNNNNNNNNNNNNNNNNNNNNNNNNNNNNNNNNNNNNNNNNNNNNNNNNNNNNNNNNNNNNNNNNNNNNNNNNNNNNNNNNNNNNNNNNNNNNNNNNNNNNNNNNNNNNNNNNNNNNNNNNNNNNNNNNNNNNNNNNNNNNNNNNNNNNNNNNNNNNNNNNNNNNNNNNNNNNNNNNNNNNNNNNNNNNNNNNNNNNNNNNNNNNNNNNNNNNNNNNNNNNNNNNNNNNNNNNNNNNNNNNNNNNNNNNNNNNNNNNNNNNNNNNNNNNNNNNNNNNNNNNNNNNNNNNNNNNNNNNNNNNNNNNNNNNNNNNNNNNNNNNNNNNNNNNNNNNNNNNNNNNNNNNNNNNNNNNNNNNNNNNNNNNNNNNNNNNNNNNNNNNNNNNNNNNNNNNNNNNNNNNNNNNNNNNNNNNNNNNNNNNNNNNNNNNNNNNNNNNNNNNNNNNNNNNNNNNNNNNNNNNNNNNNNNNNNNNNNNNNNNNNNNNNNNNNNNNNNNNNNNNNNNNNNNNNNNNNNNNNNNNNNNNNNNNNNNNNNNNNNNNNNNNNNNNNNNNNNNNNNNNNNNNNNNNNNNNNNNNNNNNNNNNNNNNNNNNNNNNNNNNNNNNNNNNNNNNNNNNNNNNNNNNNNNNNNNNNNNNNNNNNNNNNNNNNNNNNNNNNNNNNNNCCTTTGGGACAGCGGTCTCTACTTCATTCGAGGTCAGGCTCTGAGTAGTGGTATCGGATGTGCCTCTTGGGGACAGCTCCTCTCTTCATCGAGGTCAGGCTATATGGTATCAGGATGTGCCTCTTGGGACAGCTCTCTCTTCATCGAGGTCAGGCTATATGGTATCAGGATGTGCCTCTTGGGACAGCGTCTCTTTCATCGAGGTCAGGCTATATGTATTAGGATGTGCCTCTTGGGACAGCGTTTCTCTTCATCGAGGTCAGGCTATTGGTATCAGGATGGCTCTTGCTCTTGGGACAGCGTCTCTCTTCATCGAGGTCAGGCTATATGGTATCAGGATGTGCCTCTTGGGACAGCTCCTCTCTTCATCGAGGTCAGGCTATGTGGTATCAGGATGTGCCTCTTGGGACAGCGTCTCTCTTCATCGAGGTCAGGCTATGTGGTATCAGGATGATCCAATGTCACGATAATCACACACTTCTTAAACAGTTAGTCATCACAACATTACACAACCAGTGTGTGTTCAAGCCacactatcacgtttcaggagaagacccagatgcagacagtgtcgaagtaacaaaggtGTTTTACAAGAACAGgtggcaggcaaaacgacaggtcaagggcaggcagaggtcagtaatccagatcagagtccataaggtacagaacggcatacagtctcggggtcagggcaggcagaggtcaataatccagggtggtgtgacaaggtacagaagggcaggctcagggtcagagcaggcagaatggtcaaaaccaggaaaaccAGAAAAACATGAACCAGAAAAACACAGGAGCAAAAGGGGAAATTCTGGTAGGCtgaacgaacaaaacgaactggcaacagacaaacttagaacacaggtataaatatacttgggataatggggaagatgggcgacacctggaggggggtggagacaatcacaaagaggtgaaacagatcagggtgtgacatatacGTTTCATTATTTTAGGTATTTTATATGgctaatgtttgtttgtttgtttgtttgtttgtttgtttgtttgtttgtttgtttatctggaTCCCCACTAGCTTTTGCAgaagctgcagctactcttcctggggtccacaaaaaaacacaaaacatgacaagtaacaaaatacTGATACactgaacaaatcaaatcaatcaaatcaaatgttatttgtcacatgtgtcgaatacagcaggtgtagaccttacagtgaaatgcttacctacaagcccttaaccaacaatgttttaAGTACAAAATAGAAAAGAACAGTCACACAAATTTAaaatacaacgatatacaaacaatacaacaacaacaaagtaatGTCTGGTttagactgtgtctgtgtgtgtgtgtgtgtgtgcgtcccgtCACAGTACCTGCCATTCCATGAGTTGTTGTCTGTTTTTTAAAGGTCATTTATCTCTTTTCTTGAGGAGTTGGAGATCCCTGACCACAGTCTGAACAACAACTGTGTCTCTATTAGGTGTTGCTGTAAGCGTTTCTCAGATCAGCACTCTCTCACTAGACACGARGTTGTGTTGGTCCAGCAGGGTTCTCTGGTTCTGGGATGTCTGATGATTTGTGCTCATCTGTCCGTGTGTAGATAGAACTGGGTAGGATGGGTCGGGGTGAGTTGAGACACTTTCCATTGCACTGTATTACCATGAAACTGTAAGTGGGTCAAAAAGAGATGACATTTAATTAACTAACCATCCATTCCTATTCCATTCAGCTAAACCACAGACAGCACAGCTCCTATTCTCAGTGTCATGTCTGAGTAATTATACAAATACTCGGttcatctctcatctctttctctcaggcACGCTCTCTTTGCCAACCTCAGATGTATCTCAGTGTAATATTTTGTAACAGCTCAATGTAATGTTTGATAATAGCTGACCAAATTTCAATGTGTGCCACACTAGACAGTTTTAAACACCGTGTAGATTTAGAGCAGGCCTGCCATGCCAGTCAAGTAATGGAGCTCTGTATTTTAAGTGATAATTGCTGTTTGCAGCATCTTCATCGTAACGTTTCGTTGTCAGCGTTACATTGAATACCATGTAGGCAATGGACTTTCCAAAAGAGCCTTTCAAGTCTGAATTATTTGACAGTTGTGTTTGAACCAGGTCTGTCACAGATATACCTACTGTAAAACATTTCTTATTGTCAAGGGTATGCTGTGATTATCaaagctctctctccttctgtcttttcTCCCTGACAGTATTATTGCTGTAAGAAGGAGGAGTTGGAGTCGGAGGAGGAGGAGCCCGACTTTGCAGTGACGTCCCGCCTCCCACCAGTCCACTCCAACCATAACATCGTGGCGGCGTCGGTCGCCGCCTCCACCCCTAACGGCCCCGCCCTCTTCACACCGCCTTTAGCGCGGAAACTAACGCGCTCGCAGACATTCTGCCCGTCGTGCACACACCATGACGTGCCCTTCTACCTGCAGCATCCGGACGGCCTGCGGAACGGCGGCGACCGCATCAGCTACCGTAGCATCCAACAGCATGACCTGGAACTGCCCTTAGAAATGCCCAGCTACCACAAACTGAACCTGACCCGGTCAGTCACCATGAGGGACATGTTCAACCGCAGCTGCAGCATCAGCACTGACGTCTAGTGGTATCGGCGCCACCCCGTGGCATGGAGGGCTCATGGAAACAGATAAATACAATGGGGACAGATAGTGGGACAGCAGCTCGACAATCACTGCTCCATGTCCCTCGGTCTTATGCTGAGATAAAACCACACATTAACTGGTGAAAAGATAAGCATCAAACAAAATCCATCCTCACCTCATCCGCTTGGTCTGTGGTGAGTAGGATGTTGACCCTTAAATAAAACAGTTTCTACTCTGTCTGGACTCGTATTGGATTACCCTAAACCTAAACGGTCTAACTAAACCACCCTCCCATCTAACTAAACCACCCTCCGGTCTAACTAAATTACCCTCTGGTCTAACTAAACCACCCTCCGGTCTAACTAAATTTCCCTCCGGTC
This window harbors:
- the LOC111980058 gene encoding protein FAM163B-like, encoding MALALGTASLFIEYYCCKKEELESEEEEPDFAVTSRLPPVHSNHNIVAASVAASTPNGPALFTPPLARKLTRSQTFCPSCTHHDVPFYLQHPDGLRNGGDRISYRSIQQHDLELPLEMPSYHKLNLTRSVTMRDMFNRSCSISTDV